The following are encoded together in the Triticum dicoccoides isolate Atlit2015 ecotype Zavitan chromosome 6B, WEW_v2.0, whole genome shotgun sequence genome:
- the LOC119322871 gene encoding uncharacterized protein LOC119322871 isoform X2 produces the protein MSGGEEGEGRKVSREDIQLVQNLIERCLQLYMNQKEVVETLSFQAKIEPSFTELVWQKLEEENPEFFKAYYVRLMLKNQINVFNKLLAHQCRLMNKDPSGALSITPTAPNGSDSSTLNQNTCFLQDTTSTAIPDSFLHNGNSSGVINGAPATDQFIYGGKVVHGLPSGMDASVSLLSAHNSTGAQFNGDNGTTIKAESSFSSNPEFAFCNENTYLEPCQSIGDASGGSFSSSELNGQPLGDTILDMDTSSYGFLSQIPRNFSFSDLTEDFSHSTEILENYGRSPFIPSETNNFSESTAGGHTEIGNIRLDSISEGVSYEDFGSD, from the exons ATGTCCGGGGGAGAGGAAGGCGAAGGGCGCAAGGTGTCTCGCGAGGACATACAGCTC GTCCAGAATCTCATCGAACGTTGTCTTCAGCTTTACATGAACCAGAAAGAAGTGGTTGAAACTCTATCTTTCCAGGCGAAAATAGAACCCAGCTTTACTGAGCTCG TCTGGCAGAAACTTGAAGAAGAGAACCCTGAGTTTTTTAAGGCATATTATGTGAGGTTGATGCTTAAGAATCAAATAAATGTGTTCAACAAGCTCCTTGCGCATCAGTGTCGTCTTATGAATAAAGATCCTTCTGGAGCGCTTTCAATTACCCCTACTGCTCCTAATGGCTCTGACTCGAGCACAT TGAACCAAAATACATGTTTTTTACAAGACACTACTAGCACTGCAATTCCAGATAGCTTCCTACACAATGGAAATTCTAGTGGTGTAATAAATGGCGCTCCTGCTACTGACCAGTTTATCTATGGTGGTAAAGTTGTCCATGGTCTTCCTAGTGGTATGGATGCTTCAGTTAGTCTACTATCAGCGCATAATTCGACTGGTGCACAGTTTAATGGAGACAATGGCACAACAATAAAGGCAGAGTCTAGCTTTTCGAGCAATCCAGAGTTTGCATTCTGCAACGAGAACACTTACCTAGAGCCTTGCCAATCAATTGGGGATGCCTCTGGTGGGTCCTTTAGTAGCTCTGAACTGAATGGGCAACCACTTGGTGATACAATTCTTGACATGGATACGTCATCATATGGTTTCTTGAGCCAGATTCCTCGCAATTTCAGTTTCTCAGATTTAACAGAGGATTTCAGTCATAGTACAG AAATATTAGAAAATTATGGCAGATCCCCTTTCATCCCTTCTGAGACGAACAACTTCTCAGAGTCTACTGCTGGAGGACATACAG AAATAGGAAATATACGGCTAGATTCCATATCTGAGGGTGTTAGTTATGAAGATTTTGGAAGTGATTAA
- the LOC119321746 gene encoding WD repeat-containing protein 11-like, translated as MMAAPAASPAARSRGNAAGGGGSATSTMLPGPASRGNGGCIDLSTSGLLAHGAGSSVVVSDPRSMQLVCVLPMPSSSATSPASFVTAVRWAPAASASSLAAAEDAAGAEDDHRPLRLAAGDRHGRIAVWDARARAVLRLLSLDESRSVAPGTSGGVQDLCWIHHASGWLLASIHGPSLLCIWETSNNPRVLWMFDASPEYLSCLRRDPFDDRHLCALGLKGFLLSAVPRHDSDISLKEHRIVCGAGDVAELQRLEKEISAPAPAPALAAFPLFAARLCFSPLWRHILYAVYPRELVVFELNYSIALSVASLPRGFGKFTDVMADTDLDLLYCTHADGKLSIWKRKEGEQVHLLHAVEELMPSIGTVVPPPAVLATTIWQSESIFRIIDRQSQDLALMQSSQSIIFDTKSNQNMYRGTMTYLTSISEDGKIWSWHLTFDKSVSSKKINLGTSNHSDAGTSNPRSNGLDFTIKITLMGQLHLLSSTVTTLAVPSPSLLATVARGGNNPAPAVPLVALGTQNGTIEVVDVLANAVSVSFAVHSSTVRGLRWLGNSRLVSFSYNQVSDKSGGFNNKLIITCLRSGLNRPFRVLQKPERAAIRALRASSSGRYLLIMFRDAPVEVWAMTKNPMMLRSLALPFTVLEWTLPAAPRPSQNASKQSSPSKEGTAAESSDETSESFAFALVNGALGVFEVHGRRIRDFRPKWPSSSFASSDGLVTAMAYRLPHVVMGDRSGNIRWWDVITGLSSSFSTHREGIRRIKFSPVVHGDRSRGRIAVLFYDNTFSIFDLDSADPLANALLHPQSPGTLVLELDWLSTRTRKDEPLVLCIAGADSSFRLVEVNTDTKINSASRLLTTKERFRPMPLCLPILFPTAHALALRMILQLGVKPSWFECNNSDKLASNSFKEGPSTFGDLRSYMIETTLPPIGDSVVAELLLKVLEPYRKDGCILDDGRASLYSAIVNKGTCARFAFAAAIFGDFQEALFWLQLPQALQHSLDKSTSRSSEGFESSVRADSEQTSTLNRIASSERSAARNAANDTASYGQLSTMAFKQEQLWFNANERIPWHDKLDSEDALQKRIHELVSLGNLEAAVSLLLSTPPEGTNFYPNALRAVVLSSAVSRSLHELAVKVVAANMVRTDKSLSGTHLLCAVGKYQEACSQLQDAGCWIDAATLAATHLRGSDYARVLQRWAGFVLRGEQNMWRALILYVAAGALPEALETLRSNQRQDTAALFLLACHEIYSQITTESKPADEMPGSATERSQKLLFPSKNVSDENLTAVSEVFGQYQQKLIHLCMDMEPIVN; from the exons ATGATGGCCGCGCCGGCCGCCTCCCCGGCGGCGCGATCGCGCGGCaatgccgccggcggcggcggcagcgccacGTCGACGATGCTCCCGGGCCCGGCCAGCCGCGGCAACGGCGGCTGCATCGACCTCAGCACCTCGGGCCTCCTCGCGCACGGCGCCGGCAGCAGCGTCGTCGTCTCCGACCCGCGCTCCATGCAGCTCGTCTGCGTCCTCCCCATGCCCTCCTCCTCCGCCACCTCGCCCGCCTCCTTCGTCACCGCCGTGCGCTGGGCGCCCGCGGCCAgcgcctcctccctcgccgccgccgaggaCGCCGCCGGCGCCGAGGACGACCACCGCCCgctccgcctcgccgccggcgaccgccACGGCCGCATCGCCGTCTGGGACGCCCGCGCGCGCGCCGTGCTGCGCCTGCTCAGCCTCGACGAGTCCCGCAGCGTCGCGCCCGGCACCAGCGGGGGCGTCCAGGACCTCTGCTGGATCCACCACGCCTCCGGCTGGCTCCTCGCCTCCATCCACGGGCCCTCGCTGCTCTGCATCTGGGAGACCAGCAACAACCCCCGCGTGCTCTGGATGTTCGACGCCTCGCCCGAGTACCTCTCCTGCCTCCGCCGGGACCCCTTCGACGACCGCCACCTCTGCGCCCTAGGTCTCAAGGGCTTCCTCCTCTCCGCTGTACCACGGCATGACTCCGACATCTCGTTGAAGGAGCATAGGATCGTTTGCGGCGCCGGGGACGTGGCAGAGCTGCAGAGGCTGGAGAAGGAGATATCAgcgccggcgccagccccggcgctCGCGGCTTTCCCGCTCTTTGCGGCAAGGCTGTGCTTCTCCCCACTGTGGAGACACATCCTATATGCCGTGTACCCTCGGGAGCTTGTCGTCTTTGAACTTAACTACAGCATTGCGCTCTCTGTTGCTTCATTGCCAAGGGGGTTCGGCAAGTTCACGGATGTTATGGCCGATACTGATCTTGACCTGctctattgcacgcatgctgatggCAAGCTGAGCATCTGGAAGCGCAAGGA GGGTGAACAAGTACATTTGTTGCATGCAGTGGAAGAGCTCATGCCTTCAATTGGTACCGTTGTTCCTCCCCCAGCCGTTCTTGCTACTACGATCTGGCAGTCAGAGTCCATTTTTCGTATCATCGACAGACAATCTCAGGATTTGGCACTTATGCAATCTTCACAGTCTATCATCTTTGATACAAAGTCGAACCAGAACATGTATCGAGGGACCATGACATATCTAACATCGATATCTGAAGATGGCAAGATCTGGTCATGGCATTTGACTTTTGACAAGTCAGTATCTTCCAAGAAAATTAATCTAG GTACATCGAACCATAGTGATGCTGGAACTTCCAACCCACGCTCCAATGGGCTTGATTTTACAATAAAG ATTACTTTGATGGGCCAGCTTCATCTTTTGTCGTCTACTGTGACTACTCTAGCTGTGCCATCTCCTTCTTTACTTGCCACAGTAGCCC GTGGTGGAAACAATCCTGCTCCAGCAGTACCACTTGTTGCTCTAGGAACTCAAAATGGGACCATTGAAGTTGTTGACGTATTGGCTAATGCAGTTTCTGTCAGCTTTGCTGTTCATAGCAGCACAGTCAGAGGCTTAAGATGGCTTGGAAACTCACGCCTTGTTTCCTTCTCATATAATCAG GTTAGTGATAAGAGTGGAGGATTCAATAATAAGCTTATTATCACATGCCTGAGAAGTGGGCTAAATCGCCCATTCCGTGTGCTCCAAAAGCCTGAACGTGCAGCAATAAGAGCATTGAGGGCATCTTCGTCTGGAAG GTACCTTCTGATTATGTTTCGTGATGCTCCTGTTGAAGTGTGGGCCATGACAAAGAACCCGATGATG CTTAGATCCTTGGCTCTTCCTTTTACGGTGTTAGAATGGACACTGCCAGCGGCACCACGACCAAGTCAGAATGCATCTAAGCAATCGTCTCCCTCCAAAG AGGGTACTGCTGCAGAAAGTTCTGATGAAACATCCGAAAGTTTTGCTTTTGCGTTAGTCAATGGTGCTCTTGGTGTGTTTGAAGTGCACGGACGGCGAATACGAGATTTTAG GCCAAAGTGGCCGTCATCATCATTTGCCTCTTCAGATGGCCTGGTTACTGCTATGGCTTATCGTCTTCCCCATGTT GTGATGGGGGATAGATCCGGCAACATTCGATGGTGGGACGTTATAAcaggcctttcttcttcttttagCACCCACAGGGAAGGCATTAGGAGGATTAAGTTTTCTCCTGTTGTTCACGGTGATCGGAGTAGAGGACGCATTGCTGTGCTCTTCTATGATAATACATTCTCTATATTTGACCTG GATAGTGCAGATCCCTTGGCAAATGCCCTTCTCCATCCACAATCTCCTGGCACACTCGTCTTGGAGCTTGATTGGTTATCAACCCGAACAAGGAAGGATGAACCACTTGTATTATGCATCGCTGGAGCTGATAGTAGCTTTCGTCTGGTTGAAGTTAACAC TGATACCAAGATCAATTCTGCTTCTAGGCTGCTGACTACAAAAGAGAGATTTAGGCCAATGCCATTATGCCTACCAATACTATTCCCCACAGCACATGCTTTG GCTCTGCGTATGATTCTGCAGCTCGGTGTGAAGCCTTCTTGGTTTGAATGCAATAATAGTGATAAATTAGCCTCTAACAGCTTTAAGGAAGGACCGTCAACCTTTGGGGATCTTCGTTCATACATGATTGAGACAACACTTCCTCCTATTGGTGATTCTGTAGTGGCTGAATTGCTGCTTAAAGTGTTGGAGCCATACAGAAAGGATG GTTGCATCCTTGATGATGGAAGAGCCAGCTTATATTCAGCTATAGTAAATAAAGGAACTTGTGCAAGGTTTGCATTTGCTGCTGCTATTTTTGGTGATTTCCAAGAAGCACTTTTCTGGTTACAGCTTCCGCAAGCCCTTCAGCATTCCCTGGATAAATCGACAAGTAGATCAAGTGAGGGCTTCGAATCAAGTGTACGCGCTGATTCTGAACAAACTTCCACATTAAACAGGATAGCTTCAAGCGAGAGGTCTGCAGCCAGAAATGCGGCCAATGATACTGCG AGTTATGGGCAATTAAGTACAATGGCATTTAAGCAAGAGCAATTGTGGTTCAATGCGAATGAAAGGATACCTTGGCATGACAAGCTTGATAGTGAAGATGCTTTGCAAAAGCGTATTCATGA GCTTGTCTCTCTTGGAAATTTGGAAGCTGCGGTGTCCTTGCTACTTTCAACTCCTCCTGAAGGAACAAATTTTTATCCTAATGCATTAAGAGCAGTTGTATTGTCATCTGCAGTGTCAAGATCTTTACATGAACTTGCAGTGAAG GTCGTTGCAGCCAATATGGTTAGAACAGACAAATCATTATCTGGAACACATCTTCTGTGTGCAGTGGGGAAATATCAGGAAGCATGCTCTCAG CTTCAAGATGCTGGTTGCTGGATTGATGCTGCTACTTTGGCTGCAACTCATTTGCGTGGATCTGACTACGCAAG GGTACTGCAGAGGTGGGCTGGTTTTGTTCTTCGTGGTGAACAAAATATGTGGAG AGCTCTAATACTATATGTTGCTGCTGGAGCACTCCCGGAGGCTTTAGAGACGCTCCGCAGCAACCAGCGACAAGACACTGCCGCTCTGTTCTTGCTTGCCTGCCATGAGATCTATTCACAAATTACCACAGAGTCTAAGCCTGCGGATGAGATGCCTGGATCAGCAACGGAGCGGAGTCAAAAGCTCCTGTTCCCATCCAAGAATGTGAGTGATGAGAACCTGACCGCGGTCAGCGAGGTCTTCGGGCAGTACCAGCAGAAACTGATTCATCTTTGCATGGATATGGAACCAATTGTGAACTGA
- the LOC119322871 gene encoding uncharacterized protein LOC119322871 isoform X1 — translation MSGGEEGEGRKVSREDIQLVQNLIERCLQLYMNQKEVVETLSFQAKIEPSFTELVWQKLEEENPEFFKAYYVRLMLKNQINVFNKLLAHQCRLMNKDPSGALSITPTAPNGSDSSTLNQNTCFLQDTTSTAIPDSFLHNGNSSGVINGAPATDQFIYGGKVVHGLPSGMDASVSLLSAHNSTGAQFNGDNGTTIKAESSFSSNPEFAFCNENTYLEPCQSIGDASGGSFSSSELNGQPLGDTILDMDTSSYGFLSQIPRNFSFSDLTEDFSHSTEILENYGRSPFIPSETNNFSESTAGGHTV, via the exons ATGTCCGGGGGAGAGGAAGGCGAAGGGCGCAAGGTGTCTCGCGAGGACATACAGCTC GTCCAGAATCTCATCGAACGTTGTCTTCAGCTTTACATGAACCAGAAAGAAGTGGTTGAAACTCTATCTTTCCAGGCGAAAATAGAACCCAGCTTTACTGAGCTCG TCTGGCAGAAACTTGAAGAAGAGAACCCTGAGTTTTTTAAGGCATATTATGTGAGGTTGATGCTTAAGAATCAAATAAATGTGTTCAACAAGCTCCTTGCGCATCAGTGTCGTCTTATGAATAAAGATCCTTCTGGAGCGCTTTCAATTACCCCTACTGCTCCTAATGGCTCTGACTCGAGCACAT TGAACCAAAATACATGTTTTTTACAAGACACTACTAGCACTGCAATTCCAGATAGCTTCCTACACAATGGAAATTCTAGTGGTGTAATAAATGGCGCTCCTGCTACTGACCAGTTTATCTATGGTGGTAAAGTTGTCCATGGTCTTCCTAGTGGTATGGATGCTTCAGTTAGTCTACTATCAGCGCATAATTCGACTGGTGCACAGTTTAATGGAGACAATGGCACAACAATAAAGGCAGAGTCTAGCTTTTCGAGCAATCCAGAGTTTGCATTCTGCAACGAGAACACTTACCTAGAGCCTTGCCAATCAATTGGGGATGCCTCTGGTGGGTCCTTTAGTAGCTCTGAACTGAATGGGCAACCACTTGGTGATACAATTCTTGACATGGATACGTCATCATATGGTTTCTTGAGCCAGATTCCTCGCAATTTCAGTTTCTCAGATTTAACAGAGGATTTCAGTCATAGTACAG AAATATTAGAAAATTATGGCAGATCCCCTTTCATCCCTTCTGAGACGAACAACTTCTCAGAGTCTACTGCTGGAGGACATACAG TTTGA